A single genomic interval of Gossypium raimondii isolate GPD5lz chromosome 11, ASM2569854v1, whole genome shotgun sequence harbors:
- the LOC105804521 gene encoding uncharacterized protein LOC105804521, whose product MAPVRFPSGLDKAVKADLARIPEEEIGIGARLLSVESSLIELKSVICDLKAKVDLVDDLVNLVIKAVIDKDLNHIDQPTMVLMDEATKAFTEAPNEAQSRGSRRAAARNVGGHQGSSRDIAREEIGIEARLLSVESSLEELKRMIWDLKAKAKLVDDLVNLVIKAVIDNDFNIEQATMVMIDEATRAFTEALNESRPVVGGSGGGHEDSYSKHN is encoded by the coding sequence GGTCTAGATAAGGCCGTAAAAGCTGACTTAGCAAGAATACCAGAGGAAGAAATAGGCATCGGGGCAAGGCTACTATCTGTGGAAAGTTCCCTGATAGAGCTGAAGAGTGTGATTTGCGATTTAAAAGCAAAGGTAGATTTGGTTGATGACTTGGTGAACCTGGTCATTAAAGCAGTAATTGATAAGGATCTAAACCATATTGACCAGCCAACCATGGTCTTGATGGATGAAGCTACAAAGGCCTTCACTGAAGCGCCGAACGAGGCTCAATCTCGCGGGAGCCGCCGCGCTGCTGCCAGAAATGTCGGAGGGCATCAGGGCAGTTCTAGGGACATTGCAAGAGAGGAAATAGGCATCGAGGCGAGGCTACTATCTGTGGAGAGTTCACTCGAAGAGCTGAAGAGAATGATTTGGGATTTAAAAGCAAAGGCAAAACTGGTTGATGACTTGGTGAACCTGGTAATCAAAGCAGTAATTGATAATGATTTCAACATTGAACAGGCAACCATGGTCATGATAGACGAAGCTACAAGGGCCTTCACCGAAGCGCTGAACGAGAGCCGCCCTGTTGTTGGCGGAAGTGGTGGAGGTCATGAGGACAGTTATAGCAAGCACAATTAA